Proteins co-encoded in one Capsicum annuum cultivar UCD-10X-F1 chromosome 9, UCD10Xv1.1, whole genome shotgun sequence genomic window:
- the LOC107842431 gene encoding uncharacterized protein LOC107842431 isoform X2, whose protein sequence is MMPRSIMAIEEHNHSDYTGSEYGGGGTGSGGNSRPSKKVKAKKVPQRGLGVAQLERIRMEGEKNPTPNVLAPNKCLVVECPTFRPKNNPLSPPSTMDLPSKSCVFTPNVSALVLDGFRPKEKTLNVGGGEVSWSSVTGTGSSDKCPILWSCEFSPERESQQGNRHGLGAFGSSVDLPNALHNPILPLPSVLQRSLQYQQSSCSSSTMNISSGISSSSSVLNYQMEPPSNQNYYSCNYLPLWPEDVKMVGMKRPYPFSPDFPPVPAFQCKFPPGYVNLSSRSPESASCSNECAASLESGNLLKREAPSGSRTLSESKPRNVVRQKKALNGDFLTLALPTAAFPYQHSSNSTVRSREILNLESVTCQGVAEEPSTSSAISRSVQQPIYGFFPTARVQISQEGTNKRSCHVEVGGNVDLNLKL, encoded by the exons ATGATGCCGAGGTCGATAATGGCAATAGAAGAACATAACCATAGTGATTACACTGGTAGTGAGTATGGCGGCGGTGGTACCGGTAGTGGTGGTAATAGTAGACCATCCAAGAAAGTGAAGGCGAAGAAAGTCCCACAAAGAGGACTTGGTGTTGCCCAACTTGAAAGGATTAGAATGGAAGGGGAAAAAAATCCCACACCTAATGTTTTGGCACCAAATAAATGTTTAGTAGTTGAATGTCCTACTTTTAGGCCTAAAAACAACCCTTTATCGCCACCATCAACGATGGATTTGCCTTCAAAAAGTTGTGTTTTTACACCAAATGTGTCTGCCTTAGTTCTTGATGGTTTTCGTCCGAAGGAAAAAACGTTGAATGTGGGTGGAGGGGAGGTAAGTTGGTCATCCGTTACGGGTACTGGGAGTAGTGATAAATGTCCTATATTGTGGAGTTGTGAGTTTAGTCCTGAAAGAGAAAGCCAACAGGGAAATCGCCACGGTCTTGGTGCTTTCGGCTCTAGTGTAGATTTGCCTAATGCACTGCATAACCCCATTTTGCCTCTACCCAGTGTGCTGCAAAGATCACTACAATATCAGCAATCTTCTTGCTCTTCGTCAACG ATGAATATCTCATCAGggatttcatcatcatcatctgtACTGAATTATCAGATGGAGCCCCCTTCAAACCAAAATTATTATTCGTGTAATTATTTACCTCTGTGGCCTGAAGATGTGAAG ATGGTTGGCATGAAGAGACCATATCCCTTCTCTCCAGATTTTCCGCCAGTCCCTGCATTTCAGTGCAAATTTCCTCCGGGATATGTTAACCTTTCATCCAGATCACCTGAATCAGCTTCTTGCAGCAATGAATGCGCAGCCAGTTTAGAATCCGGAAATCTGCTCAAAAG AGAAGCTCCTTCAGGATCACGGACTCTGTCCGAGTCCAAACCAAGGAATGTTGTCAGACAAAAGAAAGCTCTCAATGGAGATTTTCTCACGTTGGCTCTTCCTACAGCTGCTTTTCCATATCAGCATTCATCTAATTCAACCGTTCGGAGTCGAGAGATACTTAATTTGGAATCAGTAACCTGTCAG GGAGTTGCTGAAGAACCTTCAACAAGCTCAGCCATAAGCAGATCAGTTCAACAACCTATCTACGGATTCTTCCCAACTGCAAGGGTACAAATCAGCCAAGAAGGAACAAACAAGCGCAGCTGCCATGTTGAAGTCGGAGGAAACGTTGATCTCAACCTAAAGCTGTAG
- the LOC107842431 gene encoding uncharacterized protein LOC107842431 isoform X1, translated as MSIMAIEEHNHSDYTGSEYGGGGTGSGGNSRPSKKVKAKKVPQRGLGVAQLERIRMEGEKNPTPNVLAPNKCLVVECPTFRPKNNPLSPPSTMDLPSKSCVFTPNVSALVLDGFRPKEKTLNVGGGEVSWSSVTGTGSSDKCPILWSCEFSPERESQQGNRHGLGAFGSSVDLPNALHNPILPLPSVLQRSLQYQQSSCSSSTMNISSGISSSSSVLNYQMEPPSNQNYYSCNYLPLWPEDVKMVGMKRPYPFSPDFPPVPAFQCKFPPGYVNLSSRSPESASCSNECAASLESGNLLKREAPSGSRTLSESKPRNVVRQKKALNGDFLTLALPTAAFPYQHSSNSTVRSREILNLESVTCQGVAEEPSTSSAISRSVQQPIYGFFPTARVQISQEGTNKRSCHVEVGGNVDLNLKL; from the exons AT GTCGATAATGGCAATAGAAGAACATAACCATAGTGATTACACTGGTAGTGAGTATGGCGGCGGTGGTACCGGTAGTGGTGGTAATAGTAGACCATCCAAGAAAGTGAAGGCGAAGAAAGTCCCACAAAGAGGACTTGGTGTTGCCCAACTTGAAAGGATTAGAATGGAAGGGGAAAAAAATCCCACACCTAATGTTTTGGCACCAAATAAATGTTTAGTAGTTGAATGTCCTACTTTTAGGCCTAAAAACAACCCTTTATCGCCACCATCAACGATGGATTTGCCTTCAAAAAGTTGTGTTTTTACACCAAATGTGTCTGCCTTAGTTCTTGATGGTTTTCGTCCGAAGGAAAAAACGTTGAATGTGGGTGGAGGGGAGGTAAGTTGGTCATCCGTTACGGGTACTGGGAGTAGTGATAAATGTCCTATATTGTGGAGTTGTGAGTTTAGTCCTGAAAGAGAAAGCCAACAGGGAAATCGCCACGGTCTTGGTGCTTTCGGCTCTAGTGTAGATTTGCCTAATGCACTGCATAACCCCATTTTGCCTCTACCCAGTGTGCTGCAAAGATCACTACAATATCAGCAATCTTCTTGCTCTTCGTCAACG ATGAATATCTCATCAGggatttcatcatcatcatctgtACTGAATTATCAGATGGAGCCCCCTTCAAACCAAAATTATTATTCGTGTAATTATTTACCTCTGTGGCCTGAAGATGTGAAG ATGGTTGGCATGAAGAGACCATATCCCTTCTCTCCAGATTTTCCGCCAGTCCCTGCATTTCAGTGCAAATTTCCTCCGGGATATGTTAACCTTTCATCCAGATCACCTGAATCAGCTTCTTGCAGCAATGAATGCGCAGCCAGTTTAGAATCCGGAAATCTGCTCAAAAG AGAAGCTCCTTCAGGATCACGGACTCTGTCCGAGTCCAAACCAAGGAATGTTGTCAGACAAAAGAAAGCTCTCAATGGAGATTTTCTCACGTTGGCTCTTCCTACAGCTGCTTTTCCATATCAGCATTCATCTAATTCAACCGTTCGGAGTCGAGAGATACTTAATTTGGAATCAGTAACCTGTCAG GGAGTTGCTGAAGAACCTTCAACAAGCTCAGCCATAAGCAGATCAGTTCAACAACCTATCTACGGATTCTTCCCAACTGCAAGGGTACAAATCAGCCAAGAAGGAACAAACAAGCGCAGCTGCCATGTTGAAGTCGGAGGAAACGTTGATCTCAACCTAAAGCTGTAG
- the LOC107841978 gene encoding SKP1-like protein 16, which yields MDSRSSFSLGFSQLDATEHDISFGFVPDTFDFEEPNFAENRAKHRNNSVTMKKLKEVANSRSKSGSKAKSKKKIDDSGRPRLPKANNDLNIKSLLDLTRQTVADMIKGKTPEEISKTFNIKNDFTPEEEEEVRRENVWAFE from the exons ATGGATTCTCGTTCTAGTTTTAGTTTAGGATTTAGTCAGTTAGATGCTACAGAGCATGATATTTCCTTTGGTTTTGTTCCTGATACATTTGATTTCGAGGAGCCCAATTTCGCAGAGAATCGCGCAAAGCACCGAAACAACTCCgttacaatgaagaaattgaaggaagttGCAAATTCTAGATCGAAGTCAGGTTCAAAAGCTAAAAGTAAAAAGAAGATTGATGATTCCGGTCGACCTCGTCTTCCGAAG GCTAATAATGATTTGAACATCAAGAGCCTACTAGATCTCACCCGCCAGACTGTGGCTGACATGATCAAAGGAAAGACTCCAGAAGAGATCAGCAAGACCTTCAACATAAAGAATGACTTTACACCTGAAGAGGAGGAGGAGGTTAGGAGGGAGAATGTTTGGGCCTTTGAGTGA